In Zunongwangia profunda SM-A87, the following proteins share a genomic window:
- the uxuA gene encoding mannonate dehydratase produces MIFEQSWRWYGPNDPVKLATIKQAGAHGVVTALHQIPVGEIWTKEAIKERISQIEESNRLHSFKLHWNVVESLPVHEFIKQGRPERDQLIENYKESIKNLAACGVKTICYNFMPILDWLRTNVRYELEDGSTALLHDMVDVVIFDVYMLQRENAEQSYSDDILMRAKAKYESLSDHEIAVLKQSLLMALPGDKDGFTIEKLKNGLKQYDGISREQLQENLIYFLTEVIPVAEELNVVLAIHPDDPPWPVFGLPRIVSTAEDLKFIFEAVPSVHNGLTFCSGSLGASEENKLTGIIETWYKRIHFVHLRSVNRVAPYHFYEANHLEGSAEMYNLIRKFYECHKKDHRVLPMRPDHGHEMMDDQGKPYYPGYSAIGRLRGLAELRGLEFGIINSLK; encoded by the coding sequence ATGATTTTTGAACAAAGCTGGCGGTGGTATGGTCCTAATGATCCGGTAAAACTGGCTACTATAAAACAAGCAGGAGCACATGGTGTTGTCACTGCTTTACATCAAATTCCTGTTGGTGAAATCTGGACGAAAGAAGCTATTAAAGAGCGTATTTCTCAGATCGAAGAAAGCAATCGATTGCACTCTTTTAAATTGCATTGGAATGTGGTAGAAAGTTTGCCGGTGCACGAATTTATAAAACAAGGAAGACCGGAAAGAGATCAACTGATCGAGAACTACAAAGAAAGCATTAAAAATTTAGCGGCTTGCGGTGTTAAAACTATCTGCTATAATTTTATGCCTATTCTGGACTGGTTAAGAACTAACGTTCGATACGAACTGGAAGATGGGAGTACCGCCTTGCTTCACGATATGGTTGATGTAGTGATTTTTGATGTATATATGTTACAACGAGAAAATGCTGAACAATCTTATTCAGATGATATTTTGATGCGCGCTAAAGCGAAATATGAAAGTCTTTCAGATCATGAAATCGCTGTTTTAAAGCAAAGTTTATTAATGGCATTGCCCGGAGATAAAGATGGTTTTACCATTGAAAAATTAAAAAATGGGCTGAAACAGTATGATGGTATTTCAAGAGAACAATTACAGGAAAACCTTATTTATTTTCTAACGGAAGTAATTCCTGTCGCTGAAGAATTAAATGTTGTATTGGCGATTCATCCTGATGATCCACCATGGCCTGTTTTTGGGCTTCCCAGAATTGTAAGTACAGCTGAAGATTTAAAATTTATTTTTGAAGCAGTTCCTTCAGTTCATAACGGACTTACATTTTGTAGTGGTAGCTTAGGCGCTTCCGAAGAAAATAAATTAACCGGTATTATTGAAACCTGGTATAAGCGTATTCATTTTGTGCATTTGCGTTCTGTAAACCGAGTAGCGCCTTATCACTTTTATGAAGCCAATCATTTAGAAGGAAGTGCTGAAATGTATAATTTGATCAGAAAATTCTATGAGTGCCATAAAAAAGATCATAGGGTTTTACCAATGCGTCCAGACCATGGTCATGAAATGATGGATGACCAAGGGAAACCTTATTATCCAGGATATTCGGCTATAGGCCGTTTACGCGGCTTGGCGGAATTACGCGGATTAGAATTTGGAATTATAAATTCATTGAAATAA
- a CDS encoding slipin family protein yields MKRVRITNGTIGLVFKNGELIKVLEKGTHWLFFNEMLIRYDLTKRLELPVAFEMVKDCNELIEMLHVVEVKDQELVLVFENGNFREVLTSGRHLFWNKLLDYNFIKTDMSQLEIPKEIDSNLLSRYELARFVRVFEVSAHEEALLMIDDVYTQKLNAGIYRFWKNDTSVKIARVDLRHLQLEVSGQELLTKDKAAIRINFFANYKVVNSEKAILDNKDYRKQLYVALQLSLRAFVGQYTLDELLSNKVTIAESVFTEVLEVTEDLGVQLLSCGIKDVILTGEMKDIMNQVLIAEKRAQASVITRREETASTRSLLNTAKLMADNEMLYKLKEMEYVEKIADKIGEITLNGNGGMVKQLKEIFAVNT; encoded by the coding sequence ATGAAACGAGTTAGAATTACCAACGGAACGATTGGATTGGTTTTTAAAAATGGCGAATTGATCAAGGTGCTTGAAAAAGGAACTCATTGGCTATTTTTTAATGAAATGTTGATTAGATACGATCTTACCAAAAGACTTGAATTGCCTGTTGCTTTTGAAATGGTGAAGGATTGTAATGAGTTGATTGAAATGTTACATGTAGTAGAAGTGAAAGATCAGGAGTTGGTTTTGGTTTTTGAAAACGGAAATTTCAGGGAAGTATTAACTTCGGGTAGACATTTGTTCTGGAATAAATTGTTGGATTACAACTTTATAAAAACAGATATGAGTCAGCTAGAAATCCCCAAAGAAATTGATAGCAACTTACTTTCCAGGTACGAATTGGCAAGATTTGTAAGGGTTTTTGAAGTATCAGCCCACGAAGAAGCTTTGTTGATGATCGATGATGTTTACACGCAAAAGCTCAATGCCGGTATCTACCGATTTTGGAAAAACGACACCAGTGTAAAAATTGCTCGTGTAGATTTAAGGCATTTGCAACTGGAAGTTAGCGGTCAGGAATTGTTAACCAAAGATAAGGCAGCAATTAGAATTAACTTTTTTGCAAACTACAAAGTAGTGAATAGCGAAAAGGCAATTTTAGACAACAAAGATTACAGAAAGCAATTGTATGTGGCCTTGCAGTTAAGCCTTAGAGCATTTGTGGGACAATACACCTTGGATGAATTGCTTTCTAACAAAGTGACGATTGCTGAATCTGTTTTTACAGAAGTACTTGAAGTAACCGAGGATCTAGGTGTTCAACTCTTGTCTTGTGGTATTAAAGATGTGATTTTAACTGGTGAAATGAAAGATATTATGAACCAGGTATTGATTGCTGAAAAAAGAGCACAGGCAAGTGTGATTACCAGAAGGGAAGAAACTGCTTCTACCCGAAGTTTGTTGAATACGGCTAAATTGATGGCTGACAACGAAATGTTGTACAAACTAAAGGAAATGGAGTATGTTGAAAAAATTGCCGACAAAATTGGGGAAATCACCCTAAACGGTAATGGTGGAATGGTTAAACAGCTAAAAGAAATTTTTGCGGTGAATACTTAA
- a CDS encoding SDR family oxidoreductase, which translates to MFELNGKIAIVTGGNGVLGGAIAHGLSKNGAKVAVLGRTEETVEHRVKEIKDKGGEALAVVADVLNKESLMAAKDKILDKWGSIDILVNGAGGNKKGAVITPDQEFFDLSLEALDGVNQLNFNGTVLPTLVFAKEMVKQKKGSVINISSMAAQKTITRVMGYSASKAAIDNFTKWLAVELNHKYGEGLRVNAIAPGFFVGEQNRDLLLNQDGSLTSRGQKIVDNTPMARFGEPEELQGAAVWLASDASAFVTGIVIPVDGGFSAFGGI; encoded by the coding sequence ATGTTTGAATTAAATGGAAAAATAGCAATTGTAACCGGCGGAAACGGAGTTTTAGGTGGGGCAATTGCACACGGACTATCAAAAAATGGGGCTAAAGTAGCAGTTTTGGGTAGAACCGAAGAAACAGTAGAACACCGAGTTAAAGAAATAAAAGATAAAGGAGGAGAAGCTTTAGCAGTTGTAGCCGATGTATTGAATAAAGAAAGTTTAATGGCAGCTAAAGATAAAATCCTGGATAAATGGGGAAGTATTGATATTTTGGTAAATGGAGCCGGTGGAAATAAAAAGGGAGCGGTAATTACCCCAGATCAGGAGTTTTTTGATCTTTCTTTGGAAGCGCTAGATGGAGTTAATCAGCTTAATTTTAATGGTACCGTTTTACCAACACTGGTTTTTGCTAAAGAAATGGTGAAACAGAAAAAAGGCAGCGTGATCAATATATCCTCGATGGCTGCCCAAAAAACTATTACCAGAGTAATGGGCTATTCTGCTTCAAAAGCTGCTATCGATAATTTTACAAAATGGCTTGCCGTAGAACTCAATCATAAATATGGAGAAGGTCTTCGTGTAAATGCCATTGCACCTGGATTTTTTGTAGGAGAACAAAATCGTGACTTGCTATTAAATCAGGATGGGTCTTTAACCAGTAGAGGTCAAAAAATTGTTGATAATACGCCTATGGCCAGATTTGGCGAACCCGAAGAATTACAGGGAGCCGCGGTTTGGTTAGCAAGTGATGCGTCTGCTTTTGTAACCGGTATAGTTATTCCTGTTGATGGAGGTTTTAGTGCCTTTGGAGGGATTTAA
- a CDS encoding nucleotidyltransferase family protein yields MGTNFKTAILVLAAGASSRMNEIKQVLPYKDSTLLGNALKMAKMSKSAQVFCVLGANKDEIQQKVDFLDIEIIENKEWNDGLGKSIAVGVATIQKNSEYNSILVMLGDQPFITSRYLDKMISKFNENQSPVIVTNYSGKPGVPALFPQKSFSELIKISGDSGAKSILKNHANIIKLEAENTFDVDSPEDYKKLRSEV; encoded by the coding sequence ATGGGAACAAATTTTAAGACCGCAATTTTAGTACTTGCAGCCGGTGCTTCTAGCAGAATGAATGAAATTAAGCAAGTTTTGCCCTATAAAGATTCCACTTTATTAGGAAATGCATTGAAAATGGCCAAAATGAGCAAAAGTGCTCAAGTATTTTGTGTTTTAGGAGCAAATAAGGATGAAATTCAACAAAAAGTGGATTTTTTAGATATTGAAATTATAGAAAATAAAGAATGGAATGATGGTTTAGGAAAATCTATCGCTGTTGGCGTGGCAACAATTCAGAAAAATAGTGAGTATAATTCAATTCTAGTGATGCTGGGCGATCAGCCATTTATTACTTCCCGGTATTTAGATAAAATGATATCGAAATTTAACGAAAATCAATCTCCTGTTATCGTTACAAATTACTCAGGAAAACCTGGCGTTCCTGCATTATTTCCACAGAAAAGTTTTTCAGAATTAATAAAAATCAGCGGTGATTCCGGGGCAAAATCGATTTTAAAAAACCACGCAAACATCATAAAACTCGAAGCTGAAAACACTTTTGATGTTGACAGCCCCGAGGATTATAAAAAGTTACGTAGTGAAGTTTAA
- a CDS encoding alpha-amylase family glycosyl hydrolase — MMEENKLSYPIAPSDGMGAIPENDKTTFRVWAPNADKVSVTGDFNDWNPNDLPLEPEENGYWAATTTKAKKGDQYKYHIENGDISVYKNDPYAFEVTNSDGNSIIRDLNFDWEEDNFQLPPWNSLVIYELHVGTFNRKNPDAVGTFQDVIEKLDYLKSLGINCIELLPVAEFAGGISWGYNPAHPFAIEQDYGGPEGLFQLIKTAHQKGIGVIMDVVYNHLGPSDVDLWQFDGWQENDKGGIYFYNDHRSDTPWGDTRPDYGRPEVRQYFRDNALMWIEKYHCDGLRMDATSYIRYEGGGLGFDTEILEGIIMMRDINAEIRHKYPNTITIAEDLKADNIITAPTENGGIGYGTQWDMKFVHPVREVLTALNDDERDLQKIVDAIVYKYNDDVFNRVIYTESHDEVANGKARVPEEIQPGDAESSFAKKRSILGLVLVMTSPGIPMIFQGQEFLEDGYFKDTEELNWDKLNRLEGIDQLSADLIKLRTGETPGAEGLKGQHTEIIHFNQENKILAYKRTMDGAQPALIILNFGNNDFEDYGIGIEADKNWKIKFNSTWKGYDKDFSELPVEDIQKVHEESDQKEWTGKVNIPAYGALIYAL; from the coding sequence ATGATGGAAGAAAATAAGCTAAGTTATCCTATAGCTCCCTCTGATGGGATGGGTGCTATACCAGAAAATGATAAAACTACATTTAGGGTTTGGGCTCCCAATGCCGATAAAGTAAGTGTTACAGGCGATTTTAATGACTGGAACCCAAACGATTTGCCTCTAGAGCCAGAAGAAAACGGCTATTGGGCAGCCACGACCACCAAAGCAAAAAAAGGCGATCAATATAAATATCATATCGAAAACGGTGATATTTCAGTGTACAAAAACGATCCCTATGCTTTTGAAGTCACCAATAGCGACGGAAATTCAATAATTCGGGATCTTAATTTTGATTGGGAAGAAGATAATTTTCAATTACCCCCGTGGAATTCGCTGGTGATTTACGAACTTCATGTGGGTACTTTTAACCGTAAAAATCCAGATGCTGTAGGTACTTTTCAGGATGTTATCGAAAAACTGGATTACCTGAAATCTCTCGGTATTAATTGTATCGAATTACTGCCGGTAGCCGAATTTGCCGGTGGAATTTCCTGGGGTTATAATCCAGCACATCCTTTTGCTATAGAACAGGATTATGGCGGACCTGAAGGTCTTTTTCAATTAATAAAGACAGCACATCAAAAAGGAATTGGAGTCATTATGGATGTTGTCTACAATCATTTAGGGCCATCTGATGTCGATCTATGGCAATTTGACGGTTGGCAGGAGAATGATAAAGGAGGGATTTATTTTTATAATGATCACCGCAGCGATACTCCCTGGGGTGATACACGACCAGATTATGGCCGCCCTGAAGTTCGGCAGTATTTTAGGGATAATGCTTTAATGTGGATCGAAAAATATCATTGCGATGGTCTTAGGATGGATGCCACATCCTACATTCGATATGAAGGTGGCGGATTAGGTTTTGATACCGAAATTCTTGAGGGCATCATCATGATGCGAGACATAAATGCTGAAATTCGACATAAATATCCCAATACCATAACCATTGCGGAAGATCTTAAAGCTGACAATATCATCACAGCTCCTACAGAAAATGGGGGGATTGGATATGGAACACAGTGGGATATGAAATTTGTACATCCGGTAAGAGAAGTATTAACGGCATTAAACGATGATGAACGCGACCTGCAAAAAATTGTTGATGCCATAGTTTACAAGTATAATGACGATGTATTTAATCGGGTAATCTACACCGAATCCCATGACGAAGTTGCCAACGGAAAAGCCAGGGTTCCGGAAGAAATTCAACCCGGCGATGCCGAAAGTAGTTTTGCTAAAAAACGATCCATCTTAGGTTTAGTACTGGTGATGACTTCCCCAGGAATTCCCATGATTTTTCAGGGACAGGAATTTTTAGAGGACGGCTATTTTAAAGATACGGAAGAACTCAACTGGGACAAATTAAACCGACTTGAAGGAATCGATCAACTTAGTGCCGATCTTATTAAACTGAGAACCGGAGAAACCCCAGGCGCGGAAGGCCTTAAAGGACAACATACTGAAATCATCCATTTTAACCAGGAAAATAAAATTTTGGCTTATAAACGTACAATGGACGGGGCACAGCCTGCCCTGATAATTCTTAACTTCGGAAATAATGATTTTGAAGACTACGGAATTGGTATTGAAGCAGATAAAAACTGGAAAATAAAATTTAACAGTACATGGAAAGGTTACGATAAAGATTTCTCTGAATTACCGGTAGAAGACATCCAAAAAGTACATGAAGAATCAGACCAAAAAGAATGGACAGGTAAAGTGAATATTCCTGCTTATGGAGCACTAATTTATGCGTTGTAA
- the kduI gene encoding 5-dehydro-4-deoxy-D-glucuronate isomerase: MTKSEFRYAHHPEDVKKYTTEELREHFLIPELFVKNQISLTYTMYDRYIAGGAFPVDQALKLETIDELKSENFLDRRELGVINVGGKGKVTVDGEVYEIGHREAIYIGRGTKEVIFEATGEQPYFYINSAPAHTSYPTKKVTKAEAEVVELGDTKTSNKRVINKLLVNSVIDTCQLQMGMTELQEGCVWNTMPPHTHERRMEVYFYFDLEEGQTISHFMGQPQETRHIFMKNHQAVISPEWSIHAGAGTSNYTFIWGMAGENLDYGDMDGVTPDELK; the protein is encoded by the coding sequence ATGACTAAATCAGAATTTAGATATGCGCATCATCCCGAAGATGTGAAAAAATATACTACAGAAGAACTTCGAGAGCATTTCCTAATTCCGGAGTTGTTTGTGAAAAATCAGATCAGCTTAACCTATACCATGTACGATCGTTACATTGCCGGTGGTGCTTTTCCGGTAGATCAAGCTTTAAAATTAGAAACGATCGACGAGTTAAAATCCGAAAACTTTTTAGACCGTCGCGAACTAGGAGTAATTAATGTAGGCGGTAAAGGAAAAGTAACCGTAGATGGGGAAGTTTACGAAATTGGTCATCGGGAAGCCATTTATATAGGTCGCGGCACCAAAGAAGTGATTTTTGAAGCCACCGGGGAGCAGCCTTATTTTTATATCAACTCAGCTCCGGCACATACATCTTATCCAACCAAAAAGGTGACGAAAGCGGAAGCTGAGGTGGTAGAATTAGGAGATACCAAAACCTCTAATAAACGTGTGATCAATAAATTATTGGTGAATAGCGTGATTGATACCTGCCAATTACAAATGGGAATGACCGAACTTCAAGAAGGTTGTGTTTGGAACACAATGCCACCACATACGCACGAACGTAGAATGGAAGTTTACTTTTATTTCGACTTAGAAGAAGGGCAAACCATTAGTCATTTTATGGGACAACCGCAGGAAACGCGTCATATTTTTATGAAAAACCATCAGGCGGTTATTTCACCCGAATGGTCGATTCACGCCGGTGCCGGAACTTCCAATTATACTTTTATTTGGGGAATGGCAGGAGAAAATTTAGACTATGGTGATATGGATGGTGTAACTCCAGACGAATTAAAATAA